Part of the Mauremys mutica isolate MM-2020 ecotype Southern chromosome 1, ASM2049712v1, whole genome shotgun sequence genome is shown below.
TGTGGGGGACATAAGTAAGCCGACCTAAGCCCTGATATTGGCactgctaggttgatggaagaattcttctgttgacctagctagcACCTCTTGAGGGAGTGGATTAACTAAAACGATGGGAAAAACTCCTTGTGTTACCACAGCACATCTGCAGCACCACAGATATGTCGCTCTGGTGTCtgtagagtagacatacccacagtccaGTGGCACAGATAGGAGTGGAAATTTGGGTGGGCCCCAACTTTCTGGTGGATGGGCAATGACAGACTGTGCTAGATCAGCTTCTCCCCGAACACTACACCCTCTTCCTAGCCCTGGTGTCTCCAGACATAGGACTTCACCTGCCAAGCTGGTAACGTGCATGGGGCGGCTCAGAAAATGTcaaggcagagctgctggagtGTAGCTTTCTGAAGGGTGGGCACATAGCTCCATCCTGGATTTCAGGTGCCCGAGTGAtgctctgggctgctgtggcagcactAAACCCCTGCTCAGATTTGGGTGGACCTGGATGCTAAGTTTGTGGACCGTGGCCCACCCAAGCCACCCGTGGCcacgcccctgccacagcctctgCTGCACATTGTCACCACACGTGTCAATCTAAGTCCTGGCTTGGATGAAGCAATCATAGAATGGATTTTTATTACAGCACAAGGAGTGGGTCTCCCTGCACATATCCACCTAGCAGAAGATTGGTTCTCCCTCAGCCTGCAGTTCCTTAGAGATCTCCAGTGGAGGGAAGCGCCATTTGCCCCAAAATCCCTTGCCACTGCCCTGCtgctcagctccccacccaggcTTCTGTGGTTCCTGGACAGTATTTCACCTGTTGGAGCTGTGTGCTAGGGACCCCTCCACTGCAGGTGCTCCCAGAAGTATCTTCAGAGGAGGAGTTGCTAGAGGCTTGGACACCAGTAATTTGCTTGGGTTTACCCTGGAAGTTGGGAGAGGGTAATATTAGATCTAGCAGAGAGCCTGCTGACTCACATCCCTTGACCTGGAGCTCTGTGGAGTTCAGGGATAATGTGATCACAGGGAATATGCCCCTGTCCTAGCTCTTACTCACTCCACGCTTTACCCTGGCAAGAGTCACAGTTTTTCTCACTTACTCTCCAGAAGGAGAAGGGAGCATGGGATCCTTGTTTTTAAATGTCATCATTAAATAAGGATCAGCCATCCAACAATCTGACTGGCTGATATCCCTTCCATTTGGCAGAACCTGGTATAATTTTCAGGTTTCTCATTTGTTTCAAACAAATTCTCTCTCTTCACCAGGTCACATCTTCCTACATGGGTTCACCACAAGGACAGGTGGGATCTCTTATATACCAACGCTCAGCTCCTTCAACCTCTTCAGCAGTTCCAAGCGGAGAGATCCAAAGGCTGTGGTTAAAGAAAACCTGCGCAGGTTAGCTAATGCTGCAGGTTTTGACCCCGAGACATTTCACAGTGTGAAGGTATGTTATCAGATAGTGGTGGACTCCTATATTAACTAATCAGAGCTTGCTTTGTGTAGCAgtgaatgttttggttttttaactaTGCATTAGTCTTCTCTTTCCTAGCAAGAGATTATAAGTGGTAGGACAACTTTTTAAGACAGTTATTGTGGCAGTTTATCATGATGAAACTGTCATCATGGCTGTCAACACACTTGGTGCTATATAGAGAGGCAGACTCAGTCCCGCTCCCAAGAAGTTTGTTCTAATAGATCATACagttagggctggtccacactaagaagcggggtcgaactagggtacgcaaattcagctacgtgaatagcgtagctgaattcgaagtatcctagttcgaactactcacccgtccagacgccgcggaatcaaagtccgcggctccaaggtcaactccgccaccgccttttgcagtggtggagtaccggagttcgaactatcgcttccggagttcgaactatcgcgtccagattagacgcgatagttcgaactccgagaagtcgaactcaccgcgtcgacccggctcgtaagtgtagactagccctttgtTCAGTGACATAATACCATATATGACCAGATAAAGATCCAAAATCAAAGCGGTTcagatatctttttttttttaaatcatttcttTCTTAGGCGGATGGGTTGCACATCAGATGTGTGTTTTAAGTAGGGATCTGAAGGCAAAGACAGTGGTTGTTTGTCGAAGAAGAAGAGGGATGGAGTTCTAAACATAAGGGTTGGCCTGAAGAGGGTGTGAACAAGAGAGCTGGAGAAAGGGCATTCAGCAAAGtatgaattaatttttttttcactgccTTATAACTGTGCTTCATCTGTCTTTGTACTGACAGGTCAATCATGCCAGTGATGTTTGGATTATGGGAAAGCCCCAGCCTGACAGCTATGATGGAATAGTAACGAATCAGAAAGATGTTACAATAGCAGCTCCCGGCGCTGACTGCATACCTGTGCTTTTTGCTGATCCTGTCAAAAAAGCATGTGGAGCTGCTCATTCTGGTAAGGGCATGTAGTATTCAGTTCACATAATCAAAGTAATATAATACTAGGCAAGTACTGGGAATGGATCCCTTGAATAGTAAACAGTATTAATAATCAAGTAGTAAGGCTGGGTTTAATGAGAGCCAGTGAGTGAAAGATTCCAGGCTGAATCCCTTAACTCTTCCTTTCCAAGCTTCCTAATATCGTTCTTTTTCAAAGATGTAGAATTCTTCTGAAGAGCATGTAATAGTTAGCTGGATTCCAGTCAAACACACTTGCAACTTTAACTGTTTCTAACAAGGTTTGTATTTGTGAATTGCCCAGTTTTTGGTGTGAGCATCAAACATTTCAATTAGATTGTGCCGGAGGACAATGGATCTAATAGCTCTTAGGAGGCCCATCAGAGTGGAGCTTCCCTCTGCAGGCTTTATACATACAGGAAAGATGTATGTGTGCAGGGATCTACAccaggtgtatgtgtgtgtattatatgcATGGGGGAAGTGAGTGGTGACGGGAACGAAGCGGGGATAAAAGAGAAGCTTTTATCCACACTGACAATTTTAAGAGGCTTAAGTTTTATATCTAGAAATGTTAAGTGTTAAAAGTGTGGATAAGAGTTTGTGCATGCTCTGTCCCTTTCTATGTTCCCCCTTCAGTtacctgctccctccttccctgaccCCCAAGCTGCTGCACCCTGTACATTCTCTGCCAGTTTCCTGTGCCCTCTCCATGCACCCCCTCCAGCTGCTTCACCCTCCCATTCCAAGACCAGGTAGCATGTCACCCAATCCCCTCTCTCCAATCCACGTGCCTTGTATTCTACCATGTCCCTGACCAGTCACATATTCTCTCCCCCATCTCCATCCTCCTGGCGCTCCCCAAATCCATGCCTGAAGTCAGTAGCAGGTCAAATTATTttgataaacatttaaaaatagctttaaaCCTTGCTCTGTCTACCCCTAAATACCATTCTGTGGCCCAGACTGTAGCCAGGGGTCACAGAAaaggaggggagaaaaagaaacaaaatacctTTGCCTCTACTTTAAGGCACACTCAGTTCTGTGCAAAGCCTGTCTTGAGCTCTGTGTAAGGCACAGGGAGTCAGAGCTAGGCTTTCTTCCTTGTAGTCCAAGCAATCCTGGCATGCAGCCCAGTTTACACTTGCTTCAGCCAAGTAGCACAGataaggagattttttttcatatgaaatgttttttcccttctctttaaataatatttttccacAGTGCTGTCATGTGAGATTGTAAAGAAACTTTTACAGTTAACCCATGAGATATTGCAGCAcagagtgaacagtgaggtgtAATTGAATGGTTTAAAATCAGAGCTGGGAGCAAGGCATTCCTGAGTTCTAAGCCCGCTTGTAATATTGACTTCCTCTGCCCTTGGGCAATTAAAGGTTCCTTTtttcttcagtttccccatctctaaaatggtaATACGGCTACTTCATAAGAATGCTCTGAGGACTGTTAATGTTTGCTAAAAGCTAATTATTCCTCCATGTATTTGGCTTGTAGatccttaataataataataataataataattaataataataataattttctaTAACCATTCAATTAAAAAACAATCTTACAGCATTTTTTCCCCTTATGTTTTTTCTTAGGATGGCAAGGCACTTTGTTAGGAATTGCTATGGCTACAGTAAATGCTATGATAACAGAATATGGCTGTAATGTTAAGGATATACTTGTGGTGCTGGGCCCATCTGTTGGACAATGCTGTTTTACACTTCCTCGGGAATCAGCAAAGGAATTTTACAATCTTGATCCAAAATGTGTCAGACAGTTTGAATCTCCAAAGCCCTATATTGATATTAAAAGGGCAACACGGTAAGTCTGATATGTGTTTTTCTGTGCTCTAGTTTGTTGAGCTAAGTCGTCTAGGGATGAGGATAAAAGACTGAATCAGAAGAAATTTAGGTTCTAGTCCCAGTTAGTCACTGATAGGGAGTGTGATCCTGCTAGGTAGGAGTTGAGGGCCCTCAGAATTTCGTGGGAGCATTGCAGTATCAAGCCCTTAATGAATGAACCTAGGGATGATATTTGCTCACCTTGTGTACCACTCAATCCCACTTGAAAAATTGGGTGGGATGGACACAAAAAAATCCCCACTGCCTCCAAGAACATCATATACTGAACTTCGCTTTCCTGGATAACAACATTACAAGCAAAGTTTTGTTATGCTTTGCATGTGTTGCCAAAGTATCGAGTTTCCTCTAATAGCAAGTCAGGACAGAACCAACTCTTCGAGTTTCAAATGTTGCtatatttcagctattttatgCCTTAAGAGTAGCTTCTTTGTTCTGTATACATGTTCAAGCTTAAGTATGTGTCCTAAAGACTGAGCAAAACCACTTATTTTAATCTAAAGAAAAAATGGTATTAACACAGTTTGTCTTACAGTATTGCAATAGCAGTAACACACTGGCTTAAGGAACGTGCCATTTGATAAAATAttccatcttttctttttcttcctttaagAATTCTTCTAGAGACTGGAGGGATTCTGCCTCAGAACATACAGGATGATTCTGTCACTGACCACAACCAAAGTCTCACTTTCTGCACAGCATGCCACCCTGATACATTTTACTCTCACGTTCGCGATGGCACTAACTTTGGCACACAGATTGGCTTCATATCGATCAGAGACTGAGGTAGTGTCTCTTATCCTTGGGTAGTAACTGGACAATAACTGTTAGCATTGCCTGACATCTTACTCTCCTGATAGTAGGCCTCTCCCCTTTCCTTCACCTGATAAGCGCTGAGGAAGAAGTGGACTTATCATAAGGGATTTGTAACTGTTGGGATGCCTTGTTCCCCTGTGGGAGGCGAGACCAGCAGCCGGATGAAAGAGCCAGAGACAGGGTTGCATGGGGAAATTCTCATGGAAAGTGAAGATCTTTGAGAGCTAGACCATCCGTGCACAACACCCCCAAGCCTTTCTGAATTATACCAGCAACATGGCTCCATTGTCTGACTTCCATTTTCTACCTCCCATATTCCCAGACCTCTGTAGTGTGGGAAAGTCCTGAAGAGAGTTACTGCTTCTCTCAGAGCAGCAGTAACGTTCAGTGTAAGCTGCAACATCGATTGTGCTGCCCTGAAAGCAGAGCATGCTGTGTAGAGCTGCTAGTTCCTTGACTCCTCTCCGTCCCGGGCCATGTTCCTACCAATTTCATGAAGCTGGGCATAAGCACTGAAGCCCCTGGTATCTACACAATGGGGAGGTATTTTCAAATCCTTCTTTCCTCTCTATGTGCCCACTCCTCCTTCCTTTCTACTCACACTGATTTCCCACTGCACTGAGCAGCCAAGAGCATTATATGCTACTTAGTAATCGGGCAGCTGGCAGGCACCAAGAGGTCAGTAAAAAGGAGTGCAAATTCTAGCTATGGGCATGCCATTTTAAGAGACACAGAATCAGGGGAGAGGGACGTATTGGAGAGGGgatgtttcttttctattttgtATATTTCTTGGCCCTCAGCTTCCCCTGCCTGTATGCTGGGTGGACTGAAATGTTTGAGCTCATTATGAAAGTTGCAAAGGGATCATTAGAAATACATTACCACAGTTTCATGATTTGGTTTCTGCTTATTTTTTCCCAGTGGATTTTAATTTAAGATGATTAAAGTTCCTAAGCTAGCTTCACTGGACACTAAGTCCTTTCTTAGTGAACAAGGTCAGTTTCAGGCTTGAACAATCATTGCAAATTTATACAATTCCAGGTAAGCTTGATGGCTCCTCTCAGCATCTTGGTCTCACTAGGCCTTTACAGTTCAAGCAAGGTTCAAAGCTGAAAAAGGTCAAGTGAGAACTCCTCTTGTGATATGGCAATGCGACTTGGCCTGGATGTGTCTCTATtacagaggtcagcaacctttcagaagtggtgtgccgagtcttcatttattcactctgatttaaggttttgtgtgccaataatacattttaacgtttttagaaggtctcattctgtaagtctataatatataactaaactattgttgtatgtaaggtaaataagatttttaaaatgtttaagaagcttcatttaaaattaaattaaaatgcagagtaccccggaccggtggccaggacccgggcagtgtgagtgccactgaaaatcagctcgtgtgccgcctccggcacctgtgccataggttgcctacccctgctctattatATTAAATCAACTGCTTTTGGCAGCAGATCCTGAGGTAGATAAAATCTGGAACCATAACTCCAGTAAACATAGACCATAGTTCTGTTGTTCAGGGGGATGTGGCCAGGTAGACCTCAATAAAGCTCAGAAACTTTCTTTTTCTCCCACACTGCTTGGTCTTAGTAGCCAATGCTTTCTTACCAGCTTGAGCTTACTTTAGACACTATCTTCTATGCTTGATCTAAACTCAAGAACCTAGATACATCGAAAAGAAACCTGTTTTAACCCCATTATCTGTTCTGGTAGTAAAATCTAACTACGCACCCTTCTTATGCTCCTACTGAAAATGTGCCTCTGGACATTCTGGTTTTACAATAGACATCATTGATCATCATATACGAATGAAAAGAGCCTCCCTGTACTGTAGTCATTTATCAGCCAGGTCCATTTCTAGGAGGACTGTAACCTGCAGAGTTCTCTGGCTTAAGTCTTGGAGGAAATGTCTggaaattttttttctatttttcaagCAGTCCCTTGCACCGTCCAGGATACATTTTGCCCCCTAGGGGGTCAGGGCTCATGCACTCAGCTTTCCATCTCTTTAGCCAGGATAATGCTTGGTTGGAGCAGATCTGTGGCGCTGCAGTTTGGTGTTCCAAAGCTACTTTTATAAAACACTTTAAAGTAGACACTTATTAGGACTTTGCCAATAGTTCTTCGGCCAAGTCGTTCTGGCATCTGTGCTTGGACAGTAATCTGTTCTCCTGGTGGGGCTGCTGTTCACTGCCTAGCAAATTAGAGACTTTCCTTGTCCACttggaaatagatttttttttaaatctgtggggGTTTTTTGTAAATGGACTTTATGGACAAACGATCTGCTGAAACTATTCTTTAGCTATAATCTCGGCTTCTGGCTATAGCTTTAGTGCTGTAGCATTTGCAGTTGGGATGTGAGTGGAGGTTTAAGATCATTCTGCAGTTCCACCAGGTCGCTCATGCCTGTTCAAGTGTGACATTACGTTGTCTGCTGGAAAAATTACCATTTAAAGGTAAGAAAGGTATCCAAGTCACAGAACAAGTGCAAAGTGAGCAGTTCCACTGAAAGTTTGCTCACACTGAGCCTCACAAGCCATTGTTACCATCGTTGTTCATTATTTCTATTACACTACATGACTTCAGAGCAGGGAccagctttgggtttttttttacagcacctagcatgatgGTGCTGCCAccatacaataaataaataataattgtgaGATCCCAACCAAGTCAGCGTCCCATTGCACTAGGCGCTATGTAacaaatatatttacatataatcaaatacagtccctgctccaaagggatTATAATCTTAGTTTAAGACAAGACATAAAAGATGCAGGGAAGACTGGATAACAATGGTGTGAGcatgtcctttcacagctgtgtgTACAGGTTGTAAGCGTAGAgttttttgctgctgtttgtattaATAAGCAGATCAGTAGTAGCAGCTGAGGCTCACCACCTCTCGGGGAACTTTTAACCTGTTTAATAAATTATTCTGACATACTTGTTTAATGATCCTTCCCACCCATTAACTTCTAGTATGAATTTATAATATTTGAGCTATTATCAAGTTAGTAAatggtattattaattattactggGATGGGCTGTGAGGAGAGTGTGAGTATATTATCATACTGAATACTGTCTTCTGTAAATATACAGCATAATTAACATTCAGTGCAGTTGTAAATTCTGGACAGCTTTTCATTTGCATTGATGTATTCCAATTATTGAGCAGGCTTTGAGAAATGAATGATCAGGTGTTATATTAGAACAGCGCTGCTTCAGCATTGAGCGGTAACCTTCAGGTCTCTGAAGTGGGGGTGTCGATTTTCCTGTGTGGTCTTCTGGTCAGAGCTTGAGAGCTGTAATAGGCTCCAGTCCTCTGTGGACTGAGCAGAGAGCAGCACATGTGATACACACTGACTGGTGTAACACACAGTGACATATGCACCAAAAATTACAACCACTAACATGCCGGAAGGGTTTCACCTTTCCCAGACAGCACTGTATTTTGCACAATGGGTCttttcttcctttatttttttttcttcttgtgctTATCTTCTGCTATCTTTTTGTATGGTGAAATTCACAAATGCCACAAAAGGCCCCTGTAAATGGAATAAAAGAGCTTCATATGACTGTCCGGAGCAGGTGTTTAAGGAGACAGAATCTACCCTGTGGGGATGCAGTGCAGCCTTTGCACAGTCTGTCTTTCTATGCAGCAGTTCTTAGACAGGAACCATGTGTGGAGCTATTTGTGCTCTCTCACACATAGCCCCAGCAGTCCCCTCTAAAATAGCATAGAACCAGCATGGAGCCTACCTCCTGAGCACAGGATTTTTGTAAGGCCATACCCCATATGATGGTTTCACAATGGCCCCCCATTATCAGCCTATAAAGCAAACAAGTCAACATTCCTAGATTCAGTCTATGCTGTCCTCATTTCACTTAATGGATCAGTTGCTGTTGAGTAATGCAATGAGAGAGATGAACTGCATTCACTTATCCTGAGGCTGCATGTGTTAGCATCATGTGTGCCCTGATTTTGTCCTTTGAGTCCCATAGTCCTTCATGAACTTGGGTCTCTTGTGTGACAATGTAACAGTACACTACATTGATGGGCATGCTAAATTCTACATGTGACAGGAAAAATAATGTCTTGCTTGGCTGGAAGGGACACGTGCCGCCAAAGAATCCTGGCAACCCAAGTGTAATACAGTTTAACTGACTTGTACTTTCCATTTCCAGCAGACATTTACCAGAGTTTTCCAATGAGTGAATAATTTAGGCATTCATTTGAAGTATTTAATTTAAGAATTATTTTAGGCATGTGTATCAAATGCACTCAGGATGTTATAAATTATTATACAGTACTGCACATTTTTGTAACACTAAAAGGTTTCACTTGCTTGCTTTCCCTTTAATATGCAATATACATTTCTTGGTTCTGCTAGAAAGCATAATTATGTGTTTCCTAATGTCACTCTGAGAAGAATAGGGAATTAGCCTTTAAAGTGATCTTTCATCACAAAATGTTTAGTTTACAGTAGTATCACACGTTACAGATATTTTGCTGAATCTATTTGTGTGAGTTCTCTCCCTGTAATCCATTCAAAAGAGACCTcaagaagcaggggcggctctagacatttcgccgcccca
Proteins encoded:
- the LACC1 gene encoding purine nucleoside phosphorylase LACC1; its protein translation is MAEAVLIDLFSLQMNSQTNGIQKLLCSTLERIEKHFSASAPFVYIMCYQTPRSERSSEQDSLLKVISSFQILKKGIEVVCKTSTAAALYTIKQKLDEKDLSIINIILPVQRKALMEVFIDHLFTAVYQFQFEDFGVDCEGNNLQQIAEPQSDIQTLPAHEMELIRSEIQTYLESLPDLKGKLTILKSSLIPGHIFLHGFTTRTGGISYIPTLSSFNLFSSSKRRDPKAVVKENLRRLANAAGFDPETFHSVKVNHASDVWIMGKPQPDSYDGIVTNQKDVTIAAPGADCIPVLFADPVKKACGAAHSGWQGTLLGIAMATVNAMITEYGCNVKDILVVLGPSVGQCCFTLPRESAKEFYNLDPKCVRQFESPKPYIDIKRATRILLETGGILPQNIQDDSVTDHNQSLTFCTACHPDTFYSHVRDGTNFGTQIGFISIRD